One genomic window of Quercus lobata isolate SW786 chromosome 9, ValleyOak3.0 Primary Assembly, whole genome shotgun sequence includes the following:
- the LOC115960037 gene encoding TMV resistance protein N-like has product MESTIAKMIPLYLGFENNVYMIGIHGMGGLGKTTLARIVYDEFHSHFEGSSFIANVGEDSQKYGLPRLQKQLLVDILKDKEINIRNVYGVDMIKKRLCHKKVLLVIDNVNHLDQLEKLAGEKNWFGLGSWIIITNRDERVLIQHGVLKRYKLEVLNNDDALKLFCVKAFKMEQPKEAYIQLSQKVVEYANGLPLALVTLGSFLVERTIDEWQRYTKDEVLETLTNRGFDAKIGLSVLVEKSLLTMDDNKHLGMHDLLQEMGQKIVRLKSGGNLGKQSRLWLSEELLCVLKNDMRLFCRKTGYETSPKRKEDGSKTEFQISIPEF; this is encoded by the exons ATGGAATCTACTATTGCAAAAATGATCCCTTTGTATTTAGGTTTTGAGAATAATGTTTACATGATAGGGATTCATGGTATGGGGGGTCTGGGAAAGACAACTCTTGCTAGAATTGTTTATGATGAGTTTCATAGTCATTTTGAAGGTTCTAGCTTTATTGCTAATGTTGGGGAAGATTCACAAAAATACGGTTTGCCACGATTACAAAAGCAGCTTCTTGTTGACATTTTGAAGgacaaagaaataaatatacGAAATGTTTATGGAGTTGACATGATTAAGAAAAGGCTATGCCACAAAAAAGTTCTACTTGTTATAGATAATGTCAACCATTTGGACCAATTAGAAAAGTTGGCTGGAGAAAAAAACTGGTTTGGATTGGGGAGTTGGATCATCATAACAAATAGAGATGAACGTGTGTTGATCCAACATGGAGTGCTTAAAAGATATAAGCTTGAGGTATTAAATAATGATGATgctttaaaacttttttgtgtGAAAGCCTTCAAAATGGAGCAACCCAAAGAAGCTTATATTCAGCTCTCCCAAAAAGTTGTAGAATATGCTAATGGCCTTCCACTAGCTCTTGTTACTTTGGGTTCCTTTTTGGTTGAAAGAACAATTGATGAATGGCAAA GGTATACGAAAGATGAAGTACTAGAGACATTAACAAATCGTGGTTTTGATGCAAAAATTGGTTTAAGTGTTCTTGTGGAAAAATCTCTCCTAACCATGGATGACAACAAACATTTAGGGATGCATGATCTACTACAAGAAATGGGTCAAAAAATTGTTCGTCTAAAATCAGGTGGAAATCTTGGAAAGCAGAGTAGGTTGTGGCTCAGTGAGGAATTGCTTTGTGTATTAAAGAACGATATG AGACTCTTTTGTCGTAAAACTGGATATGAAACTTCCCCCAAAAGGAAAGAGGATGGATCTAAAACTGAATTTCAGATAAGTATTCCTGAATTTTGA